The region CCTCGATGCGGCGATTGGCCCACAGCAAGCGCTGCCCGAGGGGCGACAGCTCCGAGCCCTGGCGCCGGTGCGTCACCAACAGAGGCGCGCCGAACAAATCCTCGAAGCGCCGCAGCACGCCCCACGCGTGACGGTAAGACAAGCCGCAGGCGCGGCATGCGCCGGTGATATTGCCCGTGGCATCGATGGCGGCAAGCAAGGCCAGCATTTCCTGCAAGGGCACGCCAGGCCCGGCGTCATCGCGATCCAGCCACCAGCCGGGACGTAAGGTAATACGCAAAGGACCGCTGGGAGGATTCATGGCAGGGAAACTCCGTATGTTCCCAAACAGGTAAATCTTTTCATATTGAACCACCATCCGAGTGGCTATACAGTCGCTCCTAGGAGACAACGGCCATTTCATATATGTTCTCGAAAACATATAGAAACCCGTACCCACAGAACCTCAGGAGCCCAACTCCATGATCAAAGGTCAAGCCAGAGTCGATCTGGCATCCACCGGCGCCGCGCGAGGGTCGCAGGTGGCAGTGTCCGAACCGGTCACGTCCGTCAACACCCCGCCAGGCCAGCCCTGTACGCCCGCGCTGGCCGCCGTCCAGCGCATCGTCGCGGCGCACGCGCAACAGGCCGGCGCCCTGCTGCCCATCCTGCACGCCATCCAGGCCGAGCTGGGCCATATCCCGCCGGACACCGTGCAGGCCATTGCCGACGGCCTGAATCTGTCGCGCGCCGAAGTCCACGGCGTCATCACCTTCTACCCTCATTTCCACCAGACGCCTCGCGGCCGCCACGTCATCGAGCTGTGCCAGGCCGAATCCTGCCAGGCCATGGGCAGCGAAAAGCTGACCCAGCACGTGCGCAAGAAGCTGGGCTGCGATCTGCATGGCAGCAGCCCCGACGGCAACTACACCCTGGAGCCGGTCTACTGTCTGGGCCTGTGCGCCCAGTCCCCGGCCATGCTGGTGAACGGCGTGCCCTACGCCCGCCTCACGCCCAAGCGCTTCGACAAGATCCTTGGATATGTGACGGAGGCCGCGGAATGACACAGCAGCCTCAGGCTCAACCGCCCCATCAATCCACGGCAGCCGCAGCCCCAAGCTCCCGGCAACCCGTGACCGTCTACGTCCCGCGCGACGCCGCCGCCCTGGCGGTGGGCGCCGACGCCGTTGCCCTGGCCATCACCACCGAAGCCGCGCGCCGCGGTCTTGCCGTGCGCATCGTGCGTAACGGCTCGCGTGGCCTGCTTTGGCTGGAAACCCTGGTCGAGATCGCTACGCCGGCCGGCCGCGTCGCCTACGGTCCGGTCGAGGCCGACGATGTGTCCAGCCTGTTCGACGCCGGCTGGCTGACCGGCGCCGCCCATGCGCTATGCCAGGGTCTCACCGACGAGATCCCTTACCTGAAGCGCCAGGAACGCCTGACCTTCGCGCGCGTCGGCATCATCGATCCCCGCTCGCTCCAGGACTATGAAGCGCACGGCGGCCTGGCCGGCCTGCGCCGCGCCGCCACCATGGACCCGGCGCTCATCGTCGAGGAAATCGTGCAGTCCGGGCTGCGGGGCCGCGGCGGCGCCGCCTTCCCCACGGGCATCAAATGGAAAACCGTGGCCGCGGCGCCAGCCACGCAGAAGTACATCGTGTGCAATGCCGACGAAGGCGATTCGGGCACCTTCGCGGACAGGCTGCTGATGGAAGGCGATCCCTTCGTCCTGATCGAAGGCATGGCCATCGCCGGCCTGGCAGTCGGCGCCACCGTCGGCTACATCTACGTGCGCTCGGAATACCCCCACTCGATCGCGGCGCTGGACGAGGCCATCGCGACGGCCCGCACGGCGGGCTGGCTAGGCGGCGACGTCTGCGGCAGCGGCCGCGCCTTCGACCTGGAAGTGCGTGTCGGCGCGGGCGCCTACATCTGTGGCGAGGAAACGTCGCTGCTGGAGAGCCTGGAGGGCAAGCGCGGCGTCGTGCGCGCCAAGCCGCCGCTACCGGCCGTCACCGGCTTGTTCGGCAAGCCCACGGTCATCAATAACGCGATCTCGCTGGCCTCGGTGCCCATCATCCTGGCGCGCGGCGCGCAGCATTATCGGGACTACGGCGTGGGGCGCTCCACCGGCACCCTGCCCTTCCAGCTGGCCGGCAATCTGCGCCACGGCGGCCTGGTCGAAAAAGCCTTTGGCCTGACCTTGCGCGAATTGCTCTACGACTTCGGCGGCGGCAGTGCCAGCGGACGACCCTTGCGCGCGGTCCAGGTGGGCGGTCCCTTGGGCGCTTATCTGCCCGAGTCGCAATGGGACATCCCGCTCGACTACGAAGCCTACGCGGCCGCTTCGGCCATGATAGGCCACGGTGGCCTGGTGGCCTTCGACGACAGCGTCGACATGCTGCGCATGGCGCGCTATGCCATGGAATTCTGCGCGGTCGAATCCTGCGGCAAATGCACGCCCTGCCGCATCGGCTCCACCCGGGGCGTGGAAACGCTGGACCGCATCGCGGCCGGCGGCAAGGACCACGGCAAACAGGTGGTGCTGCTGCGCGACCTGTGCGACACCATGCTGGGCGGCTCGCTCTGCGCCCTGGGCGGCATGGCGCCCTATCCCGTGCTGTCAGCCCTCAAGCACTTCCCGCAGGATTTCGGCCTGGGCCAAACGACCAGCGAGACCCAGGCAGCACATTAAGTACAGCACACCAAGCCGCGCGAAAAGCGGCAAACCAGGCGCCAGGCCAAGCAGCCGCCGCCGGATCGGAGACAAGCGTCATGTTAGAGACCGTCGTAAAACGAGAACGGGACTACGGCACCCCCGCGCGCGTCGCGGAAGAGATGGTGGCCCTGACCATCGATGGGCAGGAGATCCAGGTGCCCGCCGGCACCTCGGTAATGCGCGCGGCCGCCGAGGCCGGCATCAACATTCCCAAACTGTGCGCCACCGACAGCCTGGAAGCCTTCGGCTCCTGCCGCCTGTGCCTGGTGCAGATCGACGGCCGGCGCGGCTATCCGGCGTCCTGCACCACCCCGGTGGAAGCCGGCATGGTGGTCTACACCGAGACCCCCAAGCTGCACGAACTGCGCCGGGGCGTGATGGAGCTGTACATCTCCGACCACCCGCTGGACTGCCTGACCTGTCCCGCCAATGGCGACTGCGAGCTGCAGGACATGGCCGGTGTCGTAGGCCTGCGCGATGTGCGCTACGGCTATCAAGGCGCCAATCACCTGCAAAGCGCCAAGGACGAATCGAATCCCTACTTCGCCTACGATCCGTCCAAGTGCATCGTCTGCAACCGCTGCGTGCGGGCCTGCGAGGAAACCCAGGGCACGTTCGCGCTGACCATCTCGGGCCGCGGCTTCGAGTCGCGCGTGTCGGCGGGCCAGGACCAGCCCTTCATGGACAGCGAATGCGTGTCCTGCGGCGCCTGCGTACAGGCCTGTCCGACGTCCACCCTGCAGGAAAAGACCATCATCATGATGGGCCAGGCCGAACATTCGGTCATCACCACCTGCGCCTACTGCGGCGTGGGCTGCTCCTTCCGCGCCGAGATGAAGGGCCAGGAGGTGGTGCGCATGGTGCCGTGGAAGGACGGCCAGGCCAACCGCGGCCATTCCTGCGTGAAGGGCCGCTTCGCCTGGGGCTACGCCACGCACAAGGAGCGCGTGCTCAAGCCCATGATCCGCAAGCGCATCAGCGACCCCTGGCGCGAAGTCAGCTGGGAGGAAGCCCTGGGCTACGCCGCCAGCGAATTCAAGCGGCTGCAGGGAACATACGGCCGCGACTCCGTCGGCGGCATCACCTCGTCCCGCTGCACCAACGAGGAAACGTGGCTGGTGCAGAAGCTGGTGCGCGCCGCCTTCAACACCAATAACGTCGACACCTGCGCCCGTGTGTGCCACTCGCCCACGGGCTACGGACTGAAGCAGACCCTGGGCGAATCCGCCGGCACCCAGACCTTCGACTCGGTGATGCACGCCGACGTGGTGATCGTGATGGGGGCCAACCCCAGCAGCGGCCATCCGGTCTTCGCGTCACGCCTGAAGAAGCGCCTGCGCCAGGGCGCGCGCCTGATCGTCATCGATCCGCGCCGCATCGAACTGGTCAGCTCGCCGCACATCAAGGCCGACTTCCACCTTCAGGTGCGGCCCGGCACCAACGTGGCCCTGCTGTCCTCGCTGGCCCACGTCATCGCCACCGAGAACCTGATCGACGAGGCCTACGTGGCCGAGCGCTGCGAGAAGAAGGCCTTCGACGAATGGCGCGCCTTCGTCTGCCTGCCGGAAAACTCGCCCGAGGCCATGGAAGCCGTGACCGGCGTGCCGGCCGCGGCCGTGCGCGGCGCGGCCCGGCTGTACGCCACCGCCGGCAACGGCGCGATCTACTACGGCCTGGGCGTGACCGAGCACAGCCAGGGCTCGACCACGGTGATGGGCATCGCCAATCTGGCCATGGCCACCGGCAACATCGGCCGCGAAGGCGTCGGCGTGAATCCGCTGCGCGGACAGAACAATGTGCAGGGCTCGTGCGACATGGGGTCCTTCCCGCACGAACTGCCGGGCTACCGCCACATCTCCGACGACGTGGTGCGCAGCCAGTTCGAGCGCGACTGGGGCGTGACCTTGCAGCCGGAGCCCGGCCTGCGCATCCCGAACATGTTCGAAGCGGCGCTGGGCGGCTCCTTCAAGGGCCTGTATTGCCAGGGCGAGGACATCGTCCAGTCCGACCCCAACACGCAGCACGTGGCGGCCGCCCTGGCCGCCATGGAATGCATCGTGGTGCAGGACCTCTTTCTGAACGAAACCGCCAAATACGCCCATGTATTCCTGCCGGGCTCATCCTTCCTGGAAAAGGACGGCACCTTCACCAACGCCGAGCGGCGCATCTCGCGCGTGCGCAAGGTGATGGAGCCCAAGAACGGCAAGGCCGACTGGGAAGTGACGGTGGCCCTGTCCAATGCGCTGGGCTATCCCATGAACTACCGCCATCCGTCGGAGATCATGGACGAGATCGCGCGTCTGACCCCCACCTTCGCCGGCGTCAGCTACGCCAAGCTGGACCGCCTGGGCAGCCTGCAATGGCCCTGCAACGAGGATGCCCCGGACGGCACCCCCATCATGCACATCGACCATTTCGTGCGCGGCAAGGGGCGTTTCATCATCACCAAGTACGTGGCCAGCGACGAACGCAGCACGCGCAAATTCCCCTTGCTGCTGACCACCGGCCGCATCCTGTCCCAATACAATGTCGGCGCCCAGACCCGGCGCACGCCCAACGTCATGTGGCATGGCGAAGACGTGCTCGAAGTGCATCCGCAGGACGCCGAGGACCGCGGCATCGTCAGCGGCGACTGGGTGGGCGTGCAGAGCCGGGCCGGCGAAACCGTGCTGCGCGCGGTGTTGACCGATCGCGTGCAGCCAGGCGTGGTATACACCACCTTCCATTTTCCGGAGTCAGGCGCCAACGTCGTCACCACCGACAATTCCGACTGGGCCACCAACTGCCCGGAATACAAGGTAACGGCCGTACAGGTGGTGCGCGTGTCGCAACCTTCGGAATGGCAGCGCCAGTGGAACCGGTTCACCGACATCCAGCAGAAACTGCTGGCCGAACGCGAACCCGCCCCCGCCGGAAAGTAAATACATGGACCCACACAATCTAATTCGCATGGCCAACCGCATCGGCGACTTTTTCGACGCGATGCCGGACCGGCCCGAAGCACTCGAAGGCATCGCCGGCCACATCCAGAAATTCTGGGAGCCGCGCATGCGCAACGAGCTGCTGGCGTTCCTGCAGGCCCATCCCGACGGCATCGATGGCGACACCACCCTGGCGCCCATCGTGCTGGAGGCGGTCACGCAATATCGCGAGCGCCTGTTGCCCCGGGTCATTGCCCCGGCCAACAACCCTGTCTGATTTCCCCCCAACCTTAAGCTCTCTGCTCTACCCACGCGAAGCAACACACTGCCGCAATGCCCATACGAAAGACAATTACAGGAAAAACAAGATGAATTCGGCAACCACGCTAGACCTGCCGGGCGCGCGACCCGGCTTCCTCGACAAAGAACGCACCATCGCCGGCCCCGGCTTCAGCCGCTGGCTGGTTCCCCCGGCGGCCCTCGCCATCCACCTGTGCATCGGCATGGCATACGGTTTCTCCGTGTTCTGGCTGCCGCTGTCCAAGGCCCTGGGCGGCACCACGGCACTGGCCTGCCCGGCCGACATGAGCCTGTTCTCCGAGCTGTTCACCACCACCTGCGACTGGCGTATCTCCAGCCTGACCGGGACCTACATCCTGTTCTTCGTCCTGCTGGGCTGCTCGGCCGCGCTGTGGGGCGGCTGGCTTGAACGCGCGGGTCCGCGCAAGGCCGGGCTGGTATCGGCCGTGTGCTGGTGCGGTGGACTGGTGATCTCCGCCATCGGCATCTACGTCCACCAGCTGTGGCTGCTATGGGTGGGCTCCGGCATCATCGGCGGCATCGGGCTGGGCCTGGGCTATATCTCGCCCGTCAGCACCCTGATCAAGTGGTTCCCTGACCGCCGCGGCATGGCCACCGGCATGGCCATCATGGGTTTCGGCGGCGGCGCCATGGTCGGTGCGCCGCTGGCCAACGCCCTGATGCGCTACTACGCCCAACCCGGCTCGCCCGGTGTGTGGCAGACCTTCCTGACCATGGCCGTGATCTACGCCGTGTTCATGGTCGCCGGCGCGCTGGGCTACCGCGTGCCCGCGTCCAACTGGAAGCCGGAAGGCTGGACGGCGCCCGCCGCGCAGACCAATAACGCCATGATCACCCACGGCCATGTGCACGTGAAGAAGGTCTGGGGCGTGCCGCAGTTCTGGCTGGTGTGGCTGGTGCTGTGCCTGAACGTGACCGCCGGCATCGGCATCCTGGGCATGGCGTCGCCGCTGCTGCAGGAAGTGTTCGGCGGCCGCCTGATCAACCAGGACGCCCTCGGCTACGCACAGTTGAACAAGGAACAGCTGGCCGCCATCGCGACCATCGCCGCGGGCTTCACCGGCCTGCTCAGCCTGTTCAACATCGGTGGACGATTCGTCTGGGCCAGCCTGTCGGACAAGCTGGGCCGCAAGATGACCTACGCCATGTTCCTGGTGGTGGGCATCGTGCTGTACGCATCGGTGCCCTGGTCCGCGCACAACGGCCATCTGGCCCTGTTCGTCGGCGCGTTCTGCATCATCCTGTCGTTCTATGGCGGCGGCTTCGCCACCGTGCCGGCCTATCTGGCCGACCTGTTCGGCACGCAGATGGTGGGCGCCATCCACGGCCGCCTGCTGACGGCATGGTCGGCCGCCGGCATCTTCGGCCCCATGTTGATCAGCTCGCTGCGCGAGTACCAGCTGTCGATCGGCGTGCCGCGCGCACAGGTCTACGACATCACCATGTACATCCTGGCCGGTTTGCTCGTCGTGGGCCTGCTGTGCAACCTGGCCATCCGCCCGGTCAATCGCAAGCATTTCATGACGGACGAGGAACTGGCCACCGAGAAGGCGCTGGCGCATGAGCGGGCCTCCGCGTCCGCGGTGCACGGCCAGGGCACCAGCACCTTCCGCACGCCCGCGATCCTGGTGCTGTTCGCCTGGGCCTGCGTGGTGATCCCGCTGGCCTATGGCTTCTGGGGCACGCTGCAACAGGCGGTCGTGTTGTTCCGGTAAAGGGGATGTTCAGCCGGCGATGAAGCGCATTGGCCGGCGCTGCGATACCTGGCTGGTGGGGCGATTGCCCGCCGGCCAATCAAAAAGGCCGCGGTCAGAAGCCGCGGCCTTTCTGCATTCAACGCCCTTGCGTTTTCATGTGGATCTTCAGATGACCCAGCCAGGCCTTCAGGCGTTCGATGTCTTCCAGCAGGCGCAATTCCACCGCCATGTCGCGGATCTGGTCACGCAGCCCGGCCACGTCCTTGCGCAGGATGCGCAGAATGGTGTCGGGCTCGATGGCGCTGGACTTACGGATGCCATAGGAGCGCCGGAAGCCGTCCTCCAGATGCCGGATTTCCTCGTCGAGATCGCCCAGTTGTTCCTGGAGGATCTGGTTGTAGTGCTTGAGGCGATCTTCGTTGATGCCGTTGATGGCTTGCTGGTCGATGTGCTCCAGCTCCAACCGTAACTCCAGCAGCCTGAGCAGATCCTTTTTCTCGTAGGCGCGATTGGCTTCCTGCATCAGGGCAGTCTTGCGTACGCGCTCTTCGGGGTCCGGCTCACGGTCGGGATGCAAGGCGCTGGCCAGCTTGCGGTAGACCTCGCGCATGGATTTGCTGGCTTCCGCTTGCGCGGCTTCCAGCAGGGCGGCGGCCTGCTGTTGCGGGGACGGCGCGGCGGGCTTTTCGGAAGCCTGTTTAGCCGCCTGTTTTGCTGCGTTCTTTTCGGCCTGCGCCTGCTTGCGGGCGGCCCGGGCCTTGTCCTTGGCGGCCTCACGCGCCAGCCGGGCCTGCTCTTGCGCCTGTTCGTAGTCCAGCAATTCGTCGGGACTATCGGCAGCGGCATCGGCAGCGCGCCCGGACGCATCGCCGTCGTCGGCAGCGCGCCCGGATGCGTTTGCATCCTCTGCCCCTGCCTGGGTAGTCCGCGCCGATGCCACAGGTTGCACGTCGCCATCGGCGTCGTCGGGCCCGCCATGCATGTTCAGGATGGCCCGCAGGCCGGCGTCGTCGGAATCTTCGACCAGACGAGTCGCCATCCGCGCGATCAGGTCCGACAGCGTCAGCCGTTCGGCCTTGCTCAGGCTGCGGTCGTCATAGGCGTCGTTGAGCCTGTGGACCATCTTCACCTGCAGCCCGGTCGACTCCCGCACCAGCGGCAGCAACTCGTCGACGTACTGCTTGTGAAAAGTGGTCTGCATGACCTCCCACGCGCGCAGACGAGCGCGGCGCGCTTCGATCTGCCCGGTGAGGGTATTGAAAAGCCGTTGCCCGTCGGAAAGGGCGGCCTTCTCGTGCCCGGGCACGATATTGACCGCCCGCGCACCAGCCTTGTCCATCACAAACACAACCCTCCAAGACCTTGGCAAGAACGTGCCCCATCGCAGACACCACGGAGCCGGGTCCCCCGGTCCGTTGGTGTCG is a window of Bordetella sp. N DNA encoding:
- a CDS encoding formate dehydrogenase subunit gamma; translated protein: MIKGQARVDLASTGAARGSQVAVSEPVTSVNTPPGQPCTPALAAVQRIVAAHAQQAGALLPILHAIQAELGHIPPDTVQAIADGLNLSRAEVHGVITFYPHFHQTPRGRHVIELCQAESCQAMGSEKLTQHVRKKLGCDLHGSSPDGNYTLEPVYCLGLCAQSPAMLVNGVPYARLTPKRFDKILGYVTEAAE
- a CDS encoding formate dehydrogenase beta subunit; protein product: MTVYVPRDAAALAVGADAVALAITTEAARRGLAVRIVRNGSRGLLWLETLVEIATPAGRVAYGPVEADDVSSLFDAGWLTGAAHALCQGLTDEIPYLKRQERLTFARVGIIDPRSLQDYEAHGGLAGLRRAATMDPALIVEEIVQSGLRGRGGAAFPTGIKWKTVAAAPATQKYIVCNADEGDSGTFADRLLMEGDPFVLIEGMAIAGLAVGATVGYIYVRSEYPHSIAALDEAIATARTAGWLGGDVCGSGRAFDLEVRVGAGAYICGEETSLLESLEGKRGVVRAKPPLPAVTGLFGKPTVINNAISLASVPIILARGAQHYRDYGVGRSTGTLPFQLAGNLRHGGLVEKAFGLTLRELLYDFGGGSASGRPLRAVQVGGPLGAYLPESQWDIPLDYEAYAAASAMIGHGGLVAFDDSVDMLRMARYAMEFCAVESCGKCTPCRIGSTRGVETLDRIAAGGKDHGKQVVLLRDLCDTMLGGSLCALGGMAPYPVLSALKHFPQDFGLGQTTSETQAAH
- the fdhF gene encoding formate dehydrogenase subunit alpha, yielding MLETVVKRERDYGTPARVAEEMVALTIDGQEIQVPAGTSVMRAAAEAGINIPKLCATDSLEAFGSCRLCLVQIDGRRGYPASCTTPVEAGMVVYTETPKLHELRRGVMELYISDHPLDCLTCPANGDCELQDMAGVVGLRDVRYGYQGANHLQSAKDESNPYFAYDPSKCIVCNRCVRACEETQGTFALTISGRGFESRVSAGQDQPFMDSECVSCGACVQACPTSTLQEKTIIMMGQAEHSVITTCAYCGVGCSFRAEMKGQEVVRMVPWKDGQANRGHSCVKGRFAWGYATHKERVLKPMIRKRISDPWREVSWEEALGYAASEFKRLQGTYGRDSVGGITSSRCTNEETWLVQKLVRAAFNTNNVDTCARVCHSPTGYGLKQTLGESAGTQTFDSVMHADVVIVMGANPSSGHPVFASRLKKRLRQGARLIVIDPRRIELVSSPHIKADFHLQVRPGTNVALLSSLAHVIATENLIDEAYVAERCEKKAFDEWRAFVCLPENSPEAMEAVTGVPAAAVRGAARLYATAGNGAIYYGLGVTEHSQGSTTVMGIANLAMATGNIGREGVGVNPLRGQNNVQGSCDMGSFPHELPGYRHISDDVVRSQFERDWGVTLQPEPGLRIPNMFEAALGGSFKGLYCQGEDIVQSDPNTQHVAAALAAMECIVVQDLFLNETAKYAHVFLPGSSFLEKDGTFTNAERRISRVRKVMEPKNGKADWEVTVALSNALGYPMNYRHPSEIMDEIARLTPTFAGVSYAKLDRLGSLQWPCNEDAPDGTPIMHIDHFVRGKGRFIITKYVASDERSTRKFPLLLTTGRILSQYNVGAQTRRTPNVMWHGEDVLEVHPQDAEDRGIVSGDWVGVQSRAGETVLRAVLTDRVQPGVVYTTFHFPESGANVVTTDNSDWATNCPEYKVTAVQVVRVSQPSEWQRQWNRFTDIQQKLLAEREPAPAGK
- a CDS encoding formate dehydrogenase subunit delta: MDPHNLIRMANRIGDFFDAMPDRPEALEGIAGHIQKFWEPRMRNELLAFLQAHPDGIDGDTTLAPIVLEAVTQYRERLLPRVIAPANNPV
- a CDS encoding OFA family MFS transporter, producing the protein MNSATTLDLPGARPGFLDKERTIAGPGFSRWLVPPAALAIHLCIGMAYGFSVFWLPLSKALGGTTALACPADMSLFSELFTTTCDWRISSLTGTYILFFVLLGCSAALWGGWLERAGPRKAGLVSAVCWCGGLVISAIGIYVHQLWLLWVGSGIIGGIGLGLGYISPVSTLIKWFPDRRGMATGMAIMGFGGGAMVGAPLANALMRYYAQPGSPGVWQTFLTMAVIYAVFMVAGALGYRVPASNWKPEGWTAPAAQTNNAMITHGHVHVKKVWGVPQFWLVWLVLCLNVTAGIGILGMASPLLQEVFGGRLINQDALGYAQLNKEQLAAIATIAAGFTGLLSLFNIGGRFVWASLSDKLGRKMTYAMFLVVGIVLYASVPWSAHNGHLALFVGAFCIILSFYGGGFATVPAYLADLFGTQMVGAIHGRLLTAWSAAGIFGPMLISSLREYQLSIGVPRAQVYDITMYILAGLLVVGLLCNLAIRPVNRKHFMTDEELATEKALAHERASASAVHGQGTSTFRTPAILVLFAWACVVIPLAYGFWGTLQQAVVLFR
- a CDS encoding J domain-containing protein, yielding MDKAGARAVNIVPGHEKAALSDGQRLFNTLTGQIEARRARLRAWEVMQTTFHKQYVDELLPLVRESTGLQVKMVHRLNDAYDDRSLSKAERLTLSDLIARMATRLVEDSDDAGLRAILNMHGGPDDADGDVQPVASARTTQAGAEDANASGRAADDGDASGRAADAAADSPDELLDYEQAQEQARLAREAAKDKARAARKQAQAEKNAAKQAAKQASEKPAAPSPQQQAAALLEAAQAEASKSMREVYRKLASALHPDREPDPEERVRKTALMQEANRAYEKKDLLRLLELRLELEHIDQQAINGINEDRLKHYNQILQEQLGDLDEEIRHLEDGFRRSYGIRKSSAIEPDTILRILRKDVAGLRDQIRDMAVELRLLEDIERLKAWLGHLKIHMKTQGR